One part of the Hydrogenobacter sp. T-2 genome encodes these proteins:
- the metG gene encoding methionine--tRNA ligase subunit beta — protein sequence MELIGIEDFLKLDIRLAKVLSAERVEGSEKLLKLRVSLGEEERTLMAGIAKHYSPEELVGKKVLMLANLKPRKIFGVESQGMVLALSDGENLSVIVPDRDIKEGAKAS from the coding sequence ATGGAGCTTATAGGCATAGAGGACTTTCTCAAATTAGACATAAGGCTTGCGAAGGTGCTTTCTGCAGAAAGGGTAGAGGGTTCAGAAAAACTTTTAAAGTTGAGGGTTTCTCTTGGAGAAGAGGAAAGAACCCTTATGGCTGGTATAGCAAAGCACTATAGCCCAGAGGAGTTGGTGGGTAAAAAGGTGCTAATGCTGGCAAACCTAAAGCCAAGAAAAATATTCGGCGTGGAGTCTCAAGGTATGGTGCTGGCACTTTCTGACGGAGAAAACCTATCTGTGATTGTTCCAGATAGAGATATAAAAGAGGGTGCAAAGGCAAGTTAA
- a CDS encoding ParB/RepB/Spo0J family partition protein encodes MRFIEPIKGLELEFAIIPAERIVIPSIQRELSDMHIKRLMESMEKVGFVEPISVVPTEDGYYEVINGQHRVEAGRQLGMKEFPAIILPPSAKDYIIALNIEKVPSLKDKAHQAYEIFMSYLQRDANLPEYRLEKFIEDAYLITVGFVVDKYGDKKFPGYAFEKVLKKVDAFLEKPLSEAEKEREERAKVLLNAKEVLNKRYEELGLRNALQKEAIVSKAFQSVYGKYVKMLSDDFYQVFDKLIPAIESVSFEEGELEEF; translated from the coding sequence ATGAGGTTTATAGAGCCTATAAAAGGACTTGAGCTTGAGTTTGCTATTATACCTGCTGAAAGGATAGTTATACCCTCTATTCAGCGTGAGCTTTCGGATATGCATATAAAGAGGCTGATGGAGTCTATGGAAAAGGTGGGTTTTGTAGAGCCTATATCAGTAGTTCCTACAGAGGATGGCTATTATGAGGTTATAAACGGACAACATAGGGTTGAGGCTGGTAGACAGCTTGGCATGAAGGAGTTCCCAGCCATAATACTGCCACCTTCTGCAAAAGACTACATAATAGCCTTAAACATAGAGAAAGTCCCTTCCTTAAAGGACAAAGCCCATCAGGCTTATGAGATATTTATGTCCTATCTCCAAAGGGACGCAAACCTTCCCGAATACCGTTTGGAAAAGTTCATAGAGGATGCTTATCTAATTACTGTAGGCTTTGTAGTAGACAAATACGGAGACAAGAAATTCCCCGGCTACGCCTTTGAAAAAGTTCTCAAGAAGGTGGATGCCTTTCTGGAAAAGCCTTTGAGTGAAGCGGAAAAGGAAAGGGAAGAAAGAGCTAAGGTTCTCCTCAATGCAAAAGAGGTTCTAAACAAAAGATACGAAGAGCTTGGACTAAGAAACGCACTCCAAAAGGAAGCCATAGTATCAAAAGCCTTTCAGAGTGTTTATGGAAAGTATGTGAAAATGCTAAGCGACGACTTTTATCAGGTTTTTGACAAACTTATTCCTGCTATAGAAAGCGTTAGCTTTGAAGAGGGAGAGCTTGAAGAATTTTAG
- a CDS encoding potassium channel family protein, with protein sequence MPKLSRLKGIRRRLKLKKKREKQLIEIYQSRLIESLKELRIPLLLIHFSLSIGTLGYMLLSDGNFIDSIYMTVITIGTIGFGEIAKGTDTPAGRIFTTFLALMGIGVFTTSVTVIVRLFLVGDVLNLIKYIKMLTDIEKLKDHAIVCGYNKTSAWLAEALRKRKIDFVVIDAREEALKYLQLHNIRYFITEEPFKKTALNSAGIHRAKYLIANMEDEAKNIAVIATARLLVPDKNKLFIYSTAPTDGTAQKLEELGANKVIVPDKLIANRIFSYMLHEAGGYVSDLFDRIAYGEEADLEIVELLVQSGSSLVGKRLKEIDLRRVYGVTVVGIRRFDGSLELTVSGDTQIEEGDTLLLLGKPSNIKKAMDFYKEVLI encoded by the coding sequence ATGCCAAAGCTGTCAAGACTAAAGGGTATAAGGAGAAGGCTCAAGCTGAAAAAGAAAAGGGAAAAGCAGTTGATAGAAATATATCAAAGTAGGCTAATAGAATCCCTCAAGGAGCTGAGAATACCTCTTCTCCTAATACATTTTTCCCTAAGTATAGGCACGTTGGGATATATGCTACTCTCTGATGGCAACTTTATAGACTCCATATATATGACTGTTATAACCATAGGAACCATAGGCTTTGGAGAAATAGCCAAAGGGACAGACACTCCAGCAGGCAGAATATTCACCACCTTTCTTGCCCTAATGGGTATAGGCGTATTTACTACATCGGTAACGGTAATTGTCAGACTTTTTCTTGTAGGCGATGTGCTAAACCTAATAAAATACATAAAGATGCTCACAGATATTGAAAAGTTAAAAGACCACGCCATAGTGTGTGGATACAATAAAACCTCTGCATGGCTTGCGGAGGCTCTGCGTAAAAGGAAAATTGATTTTGTGGTAATAGATGCAAGGGAGGAAGCCCTAAAGTATTTACAGCTACACAACATAAGGTATTTCATAACAGAGGAGCCTTTTAAAAAGACCGCCCTTAACTCTGCAGGAATACATAGGGCAAAGTATCTTATTGCCAATATGGAGGATGAGGCAAAAAACATAGCGGTTATTGCCACTGCAAGACTTCTTGTGCCTGATAAGAATAAGCTATTTATATATTCTACCGCACCCACTGACGGCACAGCCCAGAAGTTGGAAGAGCTTGGTGCCAACAAGGTTATAGTTCCAGACAAGCTAATAGCCAACAGGATATTCTCATATATGCTACACGAGGCGGGAGGCTATGTTTCTGACCTCTTTGATAGGATAGCTTATGGTGAGGAGGCGGATCTTGAGATAGTGGAATTACTTGTCCAAAGTGGTAGCTCTCTTGTGGGTAAGAGACTTAAAGAGATAGACCTAAGGAGAGTATACGGCGTTACTGTTGTGGGTATAAGGAGGTTTGATGGAAGCCTGGAGCTTACAGTGTCAGGAGACACGCAGATAGAAGAAGGGGACACGCTTTTATTGCTTGGTAAGCCTTCAAACATAAAAAAGGCTATGGATTTCTACAAGGAGGTTTTAATATGA
- a CDS encoding DUF6394 family protein — MRFKKIMTDFFLLMALTTNISFIFNPNPYELVITVIANLTATILKLGEGKILATEMTAASLVADLHLIPAAFIYFLGNIPEAVSLAIGALAANIISILLSIIEAIFSYLSEE; from the coding sequence ATGAGGTTTAAAAAGATAATGACAGACTTTTTCCTGCTTATGGCTCTTACTACGAACATTAGCTTTATATTTAATCCTAATCCCTACGAGCTGGTAATAACAGTTATAGCAAACCTAACTGCCACCATACTGAAGCTCGGCGAGGGTAAGATATTGGCAACTGAGATGACCGCAGCGAGCCTTGTGGCAGACCTTCACCTCATACCTGCGGCCTTTATATACTTCTTGGGAAATATCCCAGAGGCGGTCAGCCTTGCTATTGGTGCCCTTGCAGCAAACATCATATCCATACTCCTCTCCATCATAGAAGCCATCTTTAGCTATCTGTCAGAGGAGTAG
- a CDS encoding CBS domain-containing protein, translating into MTKIIVLQEGADLDALSSAYGVMLLYKDAFLLKPSYLSKRASEVLSHFKERFRVLEDLPGSFELVLVDSHNYEEYLRRFGEKIGKIYIFDHHPSAPKGFEGKVDAVGSCTTLIVEELMEKGKDIDSESATILALGIYEDTGMLTYEGTTHRDARAIEWLLQKGLNLKLLRNFLSGGISKEHIDLLSKHLISLENLFVEGKRVSLVVLRMEEYEPEILSLVYELRDIRESCAFFVIVEAGSKTYLFGRSLKGEFDVSEVLKRLGGGGHEFASAGKFEGVSGERLKAVLEALLRGERVPLRVRDIMSYPPFVLHEDMDISLALLELTQRNFAGAPVVNDEGRLVGVVYKKSLLRAQKHGLSGKVRDFMVEEFHTLLSENFVWDAENILSKHGEKLIPVLSEGRVVGVITRFDLLHAYRKHIEQTKAYERRLSVPEELKPMLEKIGNMAQELDYKVYLVGGVVRDLLMKKSIWDLDLVVEGDAVRLAQRLAKEWNVDCHTFPEFGTAHMKVEGYKLEFATTRRETYPHPGSYPVVEWATLREDLLRRDFTINAMALSINPEDFGTLIDYFGGLRDLKDRIIRVLHPMSFVEDPVRILRALRFAGRFDFKLSKGTEKLLKSAVEMGLIKKAPKGRILNELRLALREEKLLEVLRLYKRYRVLEQVIEGFEFKPEIETSLERLREIISWHKIEFPQEKIDYGWVYFLLLIKNLKEETGEPILRDISAPSWVRESYKLLKDSLHKVIQTLKTAEKNSEVYLTLKGKPTAFLLILMVYQRDKVKLYLEKLRHVKVDVERFKGLEGKELGQAIEGEKLRLMDSLLL; encoded by the coding sequence ATGACTAAAATAATTGTTCTTCAGGAAGGAGCAGACTTAGATGCCCTCTCCTCTGCCTACGGTGTTATGCTTCTCTACAAGGATGCTTTCCTTCTCAAACCCTCTTACCTTTCCAAGAGAGCCAGCGAGGTGCTTAGCCACTTCAAAGAAAGGTTTAGAGTTTTGGAAGACCTGCCCGGGAGCTTTGAGCTTGTGCTTGTAGACAGCCATAACTATGAGGAATACCTGCGAAGGTTCGGTGAAAAAATAGGCAAGATATACATATTTGACCACCATCCCTCTGCACCCAAAGGCTTTGAGGGAAAAGTGGATGCGGTGGGAAGTTGCACAACCCTTATTGTAGAGGAGCTTATGGAAAAGGGAAAGGACATAGACAGCGAGTCCGCCACCATATTGGCTCTTGGTATATACGAAGACACGGGCATGCTTACTTACGAGGGAACTACGCACAGAGATGCAAGGGCGATAGAGTGGCTCTTGCAAAAAGGCTTAAACCTTAAACTTCTTAGAAACTTTCTAAGTGGTGGCATAAGCAAGGAACATATAGACCTTCTTTCAAAGCATTTAATTAGCCTTGAGAACCTGTTTGTGGAAGGCAAAAGGGTAAGCCTTGTGGTTCTAAGAATGGAAGAATACGAGCCAGAGATTCTGAGCCTTGTATACGAGCTTAGGGATATAAGGGAGTCTTGTGCCTTTTTCGTTATAGTTGAGGCAGGTAGCAAAACTTACCTTTTTGGACGCTCTCTGAAGGGTGAGTTTGATGTGTCTGAGGTGCTCAAAAGGCTGGGTGGTGGTGGGCATGAATTTGCAAGTGCGGGGAAGTTTGAAGGAGTTTCTGGAGAAAGGCTCAAGGCTGTATTGGAGGCTCTACTGAGGGGGGAGAGAGTTCCACTAAGGGTGAGAGATATAATGAGCTATCCACCCTTTGTTCTTCATGAGGATATGGATATAAGCCTTGCACTTCTTGAGCTAACTCAAAGGAACTTTGCGGGTGCGCCGGTGGTAAATGACGAGGGCAGGCTTGTGGGAGTTGTATACAAGAAGAGCCTTCTTAGAGCTCAAAAGCACGGCTTGAGTGGAAAGGTTAGAGACTTTATGGTGGAAGAGTTTCATACACTCCTTTCAGAAAACTTTGTATGGGATGCGGAGAATATCCTTTCAAAACACGGAGAAAAGCTCATACCAGTCCTTTCGGAAGGAAGGGTGGTGGGTGTAATAACAAGATTTGACCTGCTTCATGCCTACAGAAAACATATAGAGCAAACAAAAGCCTACGAGAGAAGGCTCTCCGTGCCAGAAGAATTAAAGCCTATGTTAGAGAAAATAGGAAATATGGCACAGGAGCTTGACTATAAAGTTTATCTTGTGGGAGGTGTGGTAAGGGACTTGCTTATGAAAAAAAGCATATGGGACCTTGACCTTGTGGTGGAGGGCGATGCGGTAAGGTTGGCACAAAGGCTGGCAAAAGAGTGGAATGTGGATTGTCACACTTTTCCTGAGTTTGGAACCGCACACATGAAAGTAGAAGGTTACAAGTTAGAGTTTGCCACCACAAGAAGGGAAACCTACCCTCATCCTGGGTCTTACCCAGTGGTGGAATGGGCTACCCTAAGGGAAGACCTGCTTCGTAGAGACTTTACCATAAACGCCATGGCTCTCTCTATAAACCCAGAAGACTTCGGCACGCTAATAGACTATTTTGGAGGACTTAGAGACCTCAAGGACAGGATAATAAGAGTTTTGCATCCTATGAGCTTTGTAGAAGACCCAGTGAGAATCCTCAGAGCTTTGAGATTTGCAGGTAGGTTTGACTTTAAACTATCCAAGGGCACAGAAAAGCTCCTTAAGAGTGCGGTGGAGATGGGTCTAATAAAAAAAGCTCCGAAGGGAAGGATACTAAACGAGCTCAGACTCGCTCTCAGAGAAGAAAAACTCTTGGAGGTTCTCAGGCTTTACAAAAGGTATAGGGTTCTTGAGCAGGTAATAGAAGGCTTTGAGTTCAAGCCAGAAATAGAAACGAGCTTAGAAAGGCTAAGGGAGATAATAAGCTGGCATAAAATAGAGTTTCCTCAAGAGAAAATAGATTATGGCTGGGTATATTTTCTACTGCTTATAAAGAACCTCAAAGAGGAAACAGGAGAGCCTATCCTAAGAGACATTAGCGCACCCTCTTGGGTAAGAGAAAGCTACAAGCTATTAAAGGATAGCCTACACAAGGTCATACAGACCCTAAAAACCGCAGAGAAAAACTCAGAAGTCTACCTAACCCTTAAGGGCAAGCCCACAGCCTTTCTTCTAATTCTTATGGTCTATCAAAGAGACAAGGTAAAGCTGTATCTGGAAAAACTTCGCCATGTAAAGGTAGATGTTGAAAGGTTTAAAGGGCTTGAAGGTAAAGAGCTTGGACAGGCTATAGAAGGAGAAAAGCTAAGGCTGATGGATAGCCTACTCCTCTGA
- a CDS encoding succinate--CoA ligase subunit beta encodes MNLYEYEAYDKLFKKYGVPTPKYMFGDHLSDDIVNFMSQLGECVIKSQVLVGKRGKAGAVKLCKNPEEAVETFNALLNYPVYGEMPVGLLVSEKANILKELYASITYSTEVRAPVLTLSLEGGMDIEEVPPEKVKSWVIDPMKGLYPHMVRNYLLELGFPQEYMGVLRELSEVIANMWRAFWEAEARLLEINPLAICNVGGKQRVLALDAVVTIDDDASVPPAKIYGVRTAMKRPPTEREIEASLIDRDDHRGKAGSYVEVDGDIAMMTFGGGGSTVTIETTYAMGLKPANFTDIGGNPPAEKMYKITRIILSKPGIRGVLVCGGTANNTRIDVTLGEGVANAIRDLYKEGKLNPDWIWVVRRNGPEAEKGLRMLYEAMKECRVKAEIYDSSLPLTEAPIRLKELLDRCESLQRESKEDRHLTEEQAQDMGI; translated from the coding sequence ATGAACCTTTATGAATATGAAGCCTACGACAAACTTTTTAAAAAATACGGAGTCCCTACTCCAAAGTATATGTTCGGAGACCACCTGAGCGATGATATTGTAAACTTCATGAGCCAGCTGGGTGAGTGCGTAATAAAGTCTCAAGTGCTCGTAGGCAAAAGGGGTAAGGCTGGAGCGGTAAAACTTTGCAAAAACCCTGAAGAAGCGGTAGAAACCTTTAACGCCCTTCTTAACTACCCAGTTTACGGTGAGATGCCCGTGGGTCTGCTTGTGAGCGAAAAGGCTAACATACTAAAGGAGCTCTATGCCTCTATTACCTATTCTACAGAGGTTAGGGCACCGGTGCTTACCCTCAGCCTTGAGGGAGGTATGGACATAGAGGAGGTCCCACCAGAAAAGGTTAAAAGCTGGGTCATTGACCCAATGAAGGGGCTATATCCCCATATGGTTAGAAACTATCTCCTTGAGCTTGGCTTTCCTCAGGAATACATGGGAGTTTTGAGAGAGCTTTCTGAAGTTATAGCCAACATGTGGAGAGCCTTCTGGGAAGCGGAGGCAAGGCTTTTGGAGATAAACCCCCTTGCCATATGCAATGTGGGTGGCAAACAGAGAGTCCTCGCCCTTGATGCGGTAGTAACCATTGACGACGATGCCAGCGTCCCACCCGCTAAGATATACGGAGTGAGAACCGCTATGAAGAGACCACCCACAGAAAGGGAGATAGAAGCCTCTCTCATAGACAGAGATGACCACAGAGGAAAGGCTGGCTCCTATGTGGAAGTGGACGGGGATATTGCCATGATGACCTTTGGAGGTGGAGGTTCAACAGTTACCATAGAAACCACCTATGCCATGGGTCTAAAGCCTGCCAACTTTACCGACATAGGAGGAAACCCTCCTGCGGAGAAGATGTATAAGATAACAAGGATAATACTCTCCAAGCCCGGTATAAGGGGAGTATTGGTCTGTGGTGGAACCGCCAACAATACAAGGATAGATGTAACTCTGGGTGAAGGCGTGGCAAACGCCATAAGAGACCTCTACAAAGAGGGAAAACTCAATCCAGACTGGATATGGGTGGTGCGTAGAAACGGACCAGAAGCGGAAAAGGGTCTCAGGATGCTCTACGAAGCCATGAAGGAGTGTAGAGTAAAAGCGGAAATATATGACTCATCTCTGCCACTTACTGAAGCACCTATAAGGCTGAAGGAACTTCTTGATAGGTGTGAATCTCTGCAGAGGGAGTCTAAGGAGGATAGACACTTAACAGAAGAGCAGGCTCAGGATATGGGAATATAA
- a CDS encoding penicillin-binding protein 1A, producing MSLAFILILSANLPPVEALRDWKPPVATVVYDAKDRPFGDVAVQRRYYVSLKDIPPHVRHAFISAEDKNFYKHPGVDPVAILRATLTNIKHKEIRQGASTITQQVARNLFLTPDRSLKRKIREALLALRIERRFTKDQILEMYLNYIYLGQGAYGVEAASRIYFGKSVKELTIDEAAILAGLPKAPTRYNPFRNPDRVRERRDYVLRRMYEDGYITEEEYRRLIEKPIKVKLENRYYGMDYFLDYVKDYLADKYGEVILAGGYKVYTTVDRDLQEHAKDVLKRGIMRVARANQIPFLPEDPYETAKKYEEQKVELKPGKVYIGKVLSVKGQKLKLELREYQFELERRSLPVEKGDFVLVRLYQDRRSREIKAEVLPDLQGALVSLDVKTGAIRAMVGGYSYLRSPYNRAVYAKRQPGSAIKPVIYLAALMKGYTQASLIDATPRSFYDPSTGRNWTPDNYDGAEYGQITLRTALAKSVNTATVNLLADIGFDLPIELGRLLGIDLKPYYSMALGSIEVTPLQLTSAFQTFANLGVRCEPYFIRKIVAPDGSVIEENSPRCEQVLPPQETRVLVDMLRAVVLEGTAVSASSLQRVVAGKTGTTNDYMDAWFVGFSPDIVAGVWVGFDIRRSMGRGMAGSRVALPIWIDFMSVAGYMYPNNDFPIPHGVVLVDCPKPMLFVEGTEGVCGGENQTESQEQWNELEGIVDPKHIRKEPKVEEIP from the coding sequence ATGTCCTTAGCCTTTATACTAATCTTGTCTGCCAATCTTCCTCCAGTGGAAGCCTTAAGGGACTGGAAGCCTCCGGTGGCTACAGTGGTCTATGACGCAAAGGATAGACCCTTTGGTGATGTGGCGGTGCAAAGAAGATACTATGTAAGTCTCAAGGATATACCACCTCATGTTAGGCATGCTTTCATATCCGCAGAGGATAAGAACTTCTACAAGCACCCTGGGGTCGACCCTGTAGCCATACTTAGAGCTACCCTTACTAACATAAAGCATAAAGAAATTCGTCAAGGTGCATCCACTATAACCCAACAGGTGGCAAGAAACCTCTTTCTAACACCAGACAGAAGCCTAAAGAGAAAAATAAGAGAAGCTCTTTTGGCACTTAGGATTGAAAGACGTTTTACAAAAGACCAGATATTAGAGATGTATCTAAATTACATATACCTTGGTCAAGGAGCCTACGGCGTGGAAGCGGCCTCAAGGATATACTTTGGGAAATCTGTAAAGGAGCTCACTATTGATGAAGCTGCAATCTTGGCAGGTCTTCCAAAGGCACCTACACGCTATAATCCCTTTAGAAATCCAGACAGGGTAAGAGAGAGAAGAGATTACGTGCTTCGTCGCATGTATGAAGATGGATATATCACTGAAGAGGAATACAGAAGGCTTATAGAAAAGCCTATAAAAGTTAAGTTAGAGAACAGATATTACGGGATGGATTATTTCCTTGATTATGTAAAGGACTATCTTGCGGACAAGTATGGTGAGGTTATCTTAGCCGGAGGATACAAGGTATACACCACCGTGGATAGGGACCTTCAGGAGCATGCAAAGGACGTGTTGAAGCGAGGTATTATGAGAGTTGCCAGGGCAAACCAAATACCCTTTTTACCAGAGGACCCGTATGAAACTGCAAAGAAGTATGAGGAACAAAAGGTTGAACTAAAACCCGGTAAGGTATACATAGGTAAGGTGCTTTCTGTAAAGGGACAAAAACTTAAGTTGGAGCTGAGGGAATACCAATTTGAGCTTGAAAGAAGGAGCCTGCCTGTTGAGAAGGGAGACTTTGTGCTTGTAAGACTCTATCAGGACAGAAGGAGCAGGGAGATAAAAGCGGAAGTGCTTCCAGACCTACAGGGTGCTCTTGTAAGTCTTGATGTGAAAACGGGTGCCATAAGGGCTATGGTGGGTGGATATTCCTACTTAAGAAGCCCCTACAACAGAGCTGTTTACGCAAAGCGTCAGCCTGGGTCCGCTATAAAGCCTGTAATATACCTTGCAGCTCTCATGAAGGGTTATACGCAAGCCAGTTTAATAGATGCTACTCCAAGGAGTTTTTATGATCCATCTACAGGCAGGAATTGGACTCCTGATAACTATGATGGTGCGGAGTATGGGCAGATTACTCTAAGAACCGCCTTGGCAAAAAGTGTGAACACTGCTACGGTAAACCTTCTTGCGGACATAGGCTTTGACCTGCCTATAGAATTGGGAAGACTTCTTGGTATTGACCTAAAACCCTACTATTCTATGGCTCTTGGCAGTATAGAGGTTACTCCTCTACAGCTAACATCCGCCTTTCAAACCTTCGCAAACCTTGGGGTAAGATGTGAGCCATACTTTATAAGAAAGATAGTAGCACCCGATGGCTCTGTTATTGAAGAAAACTCTCCAAGGTGTGAGCAAGTTCTTCCTCCACAGGAGACAAGAGTTCTCGTGGACATGCTAAGAGCTGTAGTGCTTGAGGGGACTGCGGTGTCCGCAAGCTCTTTGCAAAGGGTAGTGGCGGGCAAAACTGGAACTACAAACGATTACATGGACGCATGGTTTGTAGGCTTTTCACCTGACATAGTGGCTGGCGTATGGGTAGGCTTTGACATAAGGAGGAGCATGGGCAGAGGAATGGCAGGCTCAAGGGTTGCACTTCCCATATGGATAGACTTTATGTCTGTTGCTGGCTATATGTATCCTAACAATGATTTTCCCATACCACATGGTGTAGTGTTAGTGGACTGTCCAAAGCCTATGCTTTTTGTGGAGGGAACCGAGGGCGTATGTGGAGGTGAAAATCAAACAGAGTCTCAGGAGCAATGGAACGAGCTTGAGGGTATTGTAGACCCTAAACATATAAGGAAAGAGCCAAAGGTTGAGGAAATTCCATAA
- a CDS encoding 3'-5' exonuclease, translated as MREILLESTFVSIDVEATGFDPSKSEIIEIACVRVEGGVITERFSSLVYPGYPLPQRITDLTGITNAMLVGKPKMEEVLPKFLKFVGDSVIVAHRVEKDIAFVDKYYKQLYGKRFRHPHICTLNLAKNILPDLRKYSLKDLADYFGIEYKRIHRAMDDAQITALVFLELLKLLWYRLGIGDYLGIKKLSKG; from the coding sequence ATGAGAGAAATCTTGCTTGAAAGCACCTTCGTGAGTATAGATGTGGAAGCTACAGGGTTTGACCCTTCAAAGTCTGAGATAATTGAAATTGCCTGTGTTAGAGTTGAGGGTGGAGTTATAACAGAAAGGTTTTCAAGCCTTGTATATCCGGGATACCCCTTGCCTCAGAGAATAACAGACCTCACAGGCATAACCAACGCCATGCTTGTGGGAAAGCCAAAAATGGAGGAAGTTCTTCCAAAGTTTCTCAAGTTTGTAGGTGATAGTGTTATAGTCGCCCATAGGGTGGAGAAGGATATCGCCTTTGTAGACAAGTATTACAAACAGCTATATGGCAAAAGGTTTAGACACCCTCACATATGCACTCTCAACCTTGCCAAAAACATACTTCCGGACCTTAGGAAGTATTCTCTGAAGGACCTCGCGGACTACTTTGGGATAGAATACAAACGCATCCACAGAGCTATGGATGATGCCCAGATTACTGCCCTTGTATTCCTTGAGCTCCTAAAGCTCCTATGGTACAGGCTTGGCATAGGAGATTACTTAGGAATAAAGAAACTCTCAAAGGGGTAG
- a CDS encoding J domain-containing protein — MPIKDYYQTLGVSRNASKEEIKRAYRRLAKEWHPDVNPDPQASERFREINEAYHILSDEQKREEYDRILQSGDEKKYRDFMEYIQDFLESIWQGMRRAPKPKRGQDIRLKLELSLEESALGCEREIEYDRWVDCPDCEGKGYRGQMEKVSCNACEGTGRRVSGIFNFPRPCSVCKGRGYIIKNLCPTCGGRGRVAKRSKVRVSIPPGTDEGEVLKVSGFGHTGERGGEPGDLYLRISIKPHEVFKKIGKDLYMEKFISFPMAVLGGTTKIGWLDGREIEVFIQPGTECGSTKTLPGYGFPTSNAAGNLIITFRIEVPKDVNGALRGLLEKLAKELKDDGVEVRSGLVEKIRNLLPL; from the coding sequence ATGCCTATAAAAGACTATTACCAGACCTTAGGTGTATCAAGAAACGCCAGCAAAGAGGAGATAAAGAGAGCCTACAGGAGGCTCGCCAAAGAGTGGCATCCTGACGTAAACCCCGACCCACAGGCAAGTGAACGTTTTAGAGAAATAAACGAAGCCTACCATATACTTTCTGACGAGCAAAAAAGAGAGGAATACGACCGTATACTTCAGAGCGGAGATGAGAAGAAATACAGGGACTTCATGGAATACATTCAAGACTTCCTTGAAAGCATATGGCAGGGTATGAGAAGAGCACCAAAACCCAAAAGGGGACAGGACATAAGGTTAAAGTTAGAGCTAAGTCTTGAAGAATCCGCCCTCGGATGCGAAAGGGAAATAGAATACGACCGTTGGGTAGATTGTCCCGATTGTGAAGGCAAGGGATATAGGGGTCAGATGGAAAAGGTGAGCTGTAATGCCTGCGAAGGAACTGGTAGAAGGGTTAGTGGCATATTTAACTTCCCAAGACCTTGCTCTGTTTGTAAAGGAAGGGGCTACATAATAAAGAACCTATGTCCCACCTGTGGTGGAAGGGGTAGGGTTGCAAAAAGAAGCAAGGTAAGGGTAAGCATTCCACCCGGGACGGACGAGGGTGAGGTTTTGAAGGTTTCAGGCTTCGGTCATACAGGAGAAAGGGGTGGAGAGCCGGGAGACCTGTATTTGAGAATAAGCATAAAGCCACATGAAGTTTTTAAGAAAATAGGCAAAGACCTCTATATGGAAAAGTTCATATCCTTTCCTATGGCGGTGCTCGGCGGAACTACAAAGATAGGGTGGCTTGATGGGAGAGAAATAGAAGTATTTATCCAGCCGGGAACAGAGTGCGGGTCAACCAAGACTTTACCGGGCTACGGATTTCCAACGAGCAATGCGGCGGGAAACCTGATAATAACCTTTCGCATAGAAGTTCCCAAAGATGTGAACGGTGCATTAAGGGGGCTTCTTGAAAAGCTTGCCAAAGAGCTAAAGGATGATGGAGTAGAGGTAAGAAGTGGACTTGTTGAGAAAATAAGAAACCTTCTACCCCTTTGA